A window of the Odocoileus virginianus isolate 20LAN1187 ecotype Illinois chromosome 20, Ovbor_1.2, whole genome shotgun sequence genome harbors these coding sequences:
- the PAFAH1B3 gene encoding platelet-activating factor acetylhydrolase IB subunit alpha1 isoform X1, whose protein sequence is MSGDENPASKPTPVQDVQGDGRWMSLHHRFVADSKDKEPEVVFIGDSLVQLMHQCEIWRELFSPLHALNFGIGGDSTQHVLWRLENGELEHIRPKIVVVWVGTNNHGHTAEQVTGGIKAIVQLVNERQPQARVVVLGLLPRGQHPNPLREKNRRVNELVRAALAGHPRAHFLDADPGFVHSDGTISHHDMYDYLHLSRLGYTPVCRALHSLLLRLLTQDQGQGGAPLPEPSP, encoded by the exons ATGAGTGGAGACGAGAACCCAGCCAGCAAGCCCACGCCGGTACAGGACGTGCAGGGCGACGGGCGCTGGATGTCCCTG CACCATCGGTTCGTAGCCGACAGCAAAGATAAGGAACCCGAAGTCGTCTTCATCGGTGACTCCTTGGTCCAGCTGATGCACCAGTGCGAG ATCTGGCGGGAGCTCTTTTCCCCTCTGCACGCACTTAACTTTGGCATCGGCGGTGACAGCACACAGCATGTACTGTGGCGTCTGGAGAATGGGGAGCTGGAACACATCCGGCCCAAG ATTGTGGTGGTCTGGGTGGGTACCAACAACCACGGGCACACCGCAGAGCAGGTGACTGGGGGCATCAAGGCCATAGTGCAACTGGTGAACGAGCGGCAGCCCCAGGCGCGGGTCGTGGTGCTG GGCCTGCTTCCTCGGGGCCAGCACCCCAACCCACTTCGAGAGAAAAACCGACGGGTGAATGAGCTGGTACGGGCAGCACTGGCCGGCCACCCTCGGGCCCACTTCCTGGACGCAGACCCTGGTTTTGTGCACTCAGATGGCACCATCAGCCACCATGACATGTACGATTACCTGCACCTGAGCCGTCTGGGGTACACACCTGTTTGCCGGGCCTTGCACTCCTTGCTTCTGCGTCTGCTAACCCAAGACCAGGGACAGGGTGGTGCACCCCTGCCAGAACCCAGCCCCTAA
- the PAFAH1B3 gene encoding platelet-activating factor acetylhydrolase IB subunit alpha1 isoform X2 — protein sequence MSGDENPASKPTPVQDVQGDGRWMSLHHRFVADSKDKEPEVVFIGDSLVQLMHQCEIWRELFSPLHALNFGIGGDSTQHVLWRLENGELEHIRPKGLLPRGQHPNPLREKNRRVNELVRAALAGHPRAHFLDADPGFVHSDGTISHHDMYDYLHLSRLGYTPVCRALHSLLLRLLTQDQGQGGAPLPEPSP from the exons ATGAGTGGAGACGAGAACCCAGCCAGCAAGCCCACGCCGGTACAGGACGTGCAGGGCGACGGGCGCTGGATGTCCCTG CACCATCGGTTCGTAGCCGACAGCAAAGATAAGGAACCCGAAGTCGTCTTCATCGGTGACTCCTTGGTCCAGCTGATGCACCAGTGCGAG ATCTGGCGGGAGCTCTTTTCCCCTCTGCACGCACTTAACTTTGGCATCGGCGGTGACAGCACACAGCATGTACTGTGGCGTCTGGAGAATGGGGAGCTGGAACACATCCGGCCCAAG GGCCTGCTTCCTCGGGGCCAGCACCCCAACCCACTTCGAGAGAAAAACCGACGGGTGAATGAGCTGGTACGGGCAGCACTGGCCGGCCACCCTCGGGCCCACTTCCTGGACGCAGACCCTGGTTTTGTGCACTCAGATGGCACCATCAGCCACCATGACATGTACGATTACCTGCACCTGAGCCGTCTGGGGTACACACCTGTTTGCCGGGCCTTGCACTCCTTGCTTCTGCGTCTGCTAACCCAAGACCAGGGACAGGGTGGTGCACCCCTGCCAGAACCCAGCCCCTAA